The nucleotide sequence AGCTaggaaactagctagctagctaactaattgcAAGTCAGATAAGTAGCTAGCTGACAAGACAGTAGACTTACCAGATCCAatatttgtgttttctctgccttTTCTGTGACTCTagaataaatcatttaaaacatttgatttaTATTATATGCAGTGTCAAGGGAGTAACATGATgtatagccagccagctagctatagAGCCACAcggtggaggtgtcataatacccttTAAACCTAACGGTCAAACAGTgaaaagggcctcccgagtgtcgCATCACTACAGGCCGAGGTTCCATGCTATGTCATAGCCGGCcttgaccaggagacccatgaggtggcgcacactTGGCCCAGCGGCGTCCAGGTTAGagaagggtttggctggccgtGATATCCTtttcccatcgtgctctagcgtctctttgtggcgggccgggcgcctgcaagctgacttcggtcgccagctggactgTGTTTCGTCcgaaacattggtgcggctggcctacgggttaagtgagcagtgtgtcaagaagcaatgcggcttggcagggtcatgtttcggaggatgcatggctctcaaccttcgcctctcccgagtttgtaggggagttgcagcgattggacaagactgtaactaccaattggatatcatgaaaaagtggtaaaagtacaaaaacaacaacagggaAATGATTCCAATTGTTTTTTCACCATTAATTTCCCATGGGGGATTTTAAAAACACTTAATATAAGGGCTgtattttgtgtaggcttaccctggtgtgtcGGTTTGATCTCAATTGGagaaggtgacttttatcaatatattcagctctatttactctcagattcaaaattgctaattagcatcaaagtaggggtactaagctaacatatggaattgttttcagatggtcataccatggatcatttagcaatttgattttgaattttaggacccctttaggtattaTTTTTTGAATAAACATATTGTTTGTAGAATGAGCAGCGATACTCCTCTGGGTGTAAACTCTGTGGATTTGAAAAGTAGAAGTGCTCAGAGTAGAATGGAACCCCCTTTTACTGCGACACAACATACAGAATGAAATTGTGTATGGTGCAATATGTATGTCCAATATGAAAAACATACTGAACATCGTGCAATACGAATGGGCTAATTAACAATGGGATTTAAAAGTGTTTTCTAAAGttgattattataattatattattaatattgttattactattattattaacagtagataaataatgttttgttatttgtattacTGCTGTTACCATGATAACTATCTAGTAATCCTTACTTTTAATGCTGTTAACAATAATGTCAATGCTATAATATTATTTGTAAAGGCGATTAACTATTTTCCTTTTTCCATATTGTTAAACGAAATTAATTTGCAAAATACATTTGCTcacaaaatgttatgaattgtcgaccattgtataattttttaccATCTTCATTGcgagacttttattttgaagtgaaATCGCCGTGGTCACGACCTTATTCCTTCTACGTCTTGCTTATTCTTGCTGGTAGAATGTAGGTGGGAGACACCGGTAGACACGTGTGTTTGGGTTTTTCCGCAGGACAATAGGGTCACTTCCGGTATTCAaattaaagggataatccacaaTAAATTTTCGACAAAAAAGTATATTACACTACATTCTATTATTAAACTCTGTGCTCTTACTTTGGCTGTAATTGATTCACCCAGACAGACTGTGTGATTTTATGTCGATGACAGCAAAGATTTAGTTGGGAAATATTTTATCAAGGCCTTGAGGAAAGATTCCGCTCTTCCCTTTTTAACGGAACCTGCTCTTGCTACAATAAAGAGATGCTCCTATACAACAGGTGAATGCTTGATAACATTATAATAGGTCCTCAAAGTTGCTGAAGCTTTCATCTGATGAGAGGTTGTGAAGGTATGACACTGGGCACAAGAATTGGTGGGTTGTTGATCTGCAGTGACTTCTCAACTACGGTTGCCTATTTGGTCATATTTGACCAatcaattaattaattatgcATCATGGGGATATCAGTTTACTGTTTGCCTGTTTTAACTGTTACCATGGCAGAACTTCATTTATTATTAACCATTTTGGTGTCTAGTTTTCTTACTCAGACCATTTTGGACTTAGCTGACTTAGCTCATGTCAATGAGGAAAATTAACAATAGCATAAGGGTATGGCTTAATCTTACAAGAATGCATCTTACTTCACTGAAAGAGAGATGTTGACCatgtaaaacatgtaaaacacCCTCTTGCGTTCCAATGGAGGGCACAACCTCAAGACAAGACAAAGAAAAGGCTCAGAGAACCGTAAGGTTTCGGGTGGCATCTGCAAATAGTGGTCGCATTTTAACTGAGGTTTTCAAGGATGACACATTGACATTGTGTGGCTCAGTGACAGACTCAGTTGACTCGGACTGCACCAGCAACTCGGAGAGCGAGCAGGCGAGCTCCCCACCAACCAGCGAGGCAAATGGGCATCTGTGTGGGCTGGTGGGCACAGCGCCGGATGATTGCGGGAGTGATCCGGATGACCTGCTTATGTACGCTAGCACCAAAAAGGAGCTGCTCTTTAGCAACAAGCGCATTAATATCTGCAGCAAGAATGGGACTGTACGTGGTGTGAAGAACAAAGTCAGTGCAGGTCAAGCACTGTTCAACAACCTTTCCAACCTCTCCAACGTGTATACAGTGAGTAATTTAACAATGTTATATTCCTCATAGCTATCCTAGCAGGCTTGTGTTTACTTTAGGGAAAAGTCACACAGTGTCAAAACACATCATTATGAGACTTTTGGATCATGTTTGATTTAGGGCATCAGGAGACTTGAAAGCAGTATAAAACTTCAATGTATCAAAAGCGGACTTATGAATAATATATGAAAAAATTGTTTCAGTAAAATTCCCCTTTAATAACAATTCCCCTTTCTTGTCACACTTTACAGTGTGTTCCTAATACCTATGCAATTACAGGGTAACTACAGTGAAGGTACACATTGTTACAGTACTTACAACAGCATTTATCTGTTTCTTTCTCTACCTGCCGTCTTGAAGGGTAACCTGCGTGGCAGCCGACCTCAGCTGAAAAGAATACCATGGGAAAAAGATGATGGGAACTGAGACTGGGTCTACTGACTCTGCTGGCTATtataacacacaacctttggTCGTCAAGATTTGTGTTTATGTATTTACTTCAGGGACAGTCACACTAGGCCCAGTGTCTCAATTACTCCCCCTAGTCCCTTATGGTTTATGACCTGAATGGTTGAGATAATAGGGAATAATCAAGCAATCCTAAATCCAATACAGTAGAGATCCAAACCCTACAGTTATGAACAGACTAATCCTCTAAATACACCATTATTCTAGAGGCTGTGTAAATCAGCTATGCCAAACCCTGTATTGGACATGTGCTATTGAATGgatgaattcaaaataaaaatcttAATGTCCTACAAATCTGTTTTTGATCAGTAAAAAACCCCACTTTAACACAAAGTTACAGTCCTATGACTGTAAGACAACATGTACTTCACCATGGAAAAGTTATCAGAATGGAGCATCATATTTCTTTGCTGATGTTTATAAATACTTTCTAAGGTTAAATGTTTTTGTAAGTGGGCTGCTTTTTGAGTGTAAATTGGATGAAATCATTTAAGACTGTATTCTTGCAAGAACAATGCATTCTTTATATAGTAAAACCATGCTTAACCATGCTCTTGCACTATTGTATTTTGAAGACTAAGAACCATGTAGGTTTGTAAGTTTATACACTGGTAATAATTCTAGCTTTTTCTTTCATTTCCcagatgaaatatatatatttttacctttatttaactaggcaagtcagttaagaacaaattcttattttcaatgacggcctaggaacagtgggttaactgccttgttcaggggaagaacgacagatttttaccttgtcagcttggggattcgatcttgtaaccttttggttactagtccaatgctctaaccacctgccaccccaaatatgttattttcaatgtatgttttttcatatcctgaatgtatgtttttttaagacacaagatacagtgaattatactgTTAAAATCAATCTTAAATAAAGTTTTATAGCTTTTCAACATGGTGTTCGTTAGTTCCATAATTTCAATTGAAGTCAGTGTTGCCTTTTGACACAATGTAACATTTCAAATTCCATTTATTAGCACATTTCAATGCACAAATGTCAACCAATTACACACCCAGATGACATTTTTCACAATGTTAAGTAACTCCTATGGGAAAACTGAgcctcattttttttttatctagaaATTCCACAAACAAAACTCCATATATAACTATAACTCAATACCAGACTGACACCCATACCAGACATGTATTGCCAAATGTAGTGCTTCAGAAATTGGATCTCTGTTGACAGTCAGTGACAGTAGTGGCCTTCAGAACACTGTTAGCAAGGCAAAGACTCCATAGAGCAGGGCACAGGGGTACGCTACCAACAGCCGCTGACCCTCCATCGCCAGGGTGGAGATGAAGATCTTGGAAGCTGAGAGACTGCACCAGCCAATCACCAGCAAGGCCAGGATCGTTCCGATGATCCCTCTGGACGTAAATCAAAAGTCAAATTTGACAGAACAAAGGACATAACAGAACAGAAATCAAGATGAGCAAACTGTGTTTTTCTACAAAATATTATTTAGGCAACCTTTTAATTGTTTTTGGACTGGAAAGGCCTACTCGCTGTAGGGGAAAGACGACTGCAAATGCAGATAGTGCCACAATGGGGAGGAGGCGGTAGCTCAGCACGCTGGCTACACAGCCATAGGACACAGACAGGGAACCCATCAGGGTCAACAGGGTGTAGATCCTCATACAGCCGATGGTACTGATCCCATAGACATAGCCAAAGTGGGATTTGCCTGCCTATATAAAAGAGTAAATACATTTCGTAACAGTACACTTTCAGTACAGTACATGCACAGTTACATACAGCAAAGctacaaatattttttatctgaATAGTAAATCATGATGACTTGAGCTGTGaaaacatgcaacacacacacacacacttggacatGAGCTATTGGGGAGGTTCTTCACCATGAGTAAAGTGACACCCAGAGCAATACAGAACAGAATAGGGTCAGGTCGGTCTCATTCATGATGCTGCCATCTGCTGGGATCATAGGGTTCAGCACTGTCAACGTCTTCTGCCATATGTGCTCAAAATTCATGCCAATCTCTGCACAAATACACAACAGATGAATAAAAACAGATGTGAAGATGAgaagacctacagttgaagtcagaagtttacatacacttaggttggagtcattaaaactcgtttttcaaccactccacaaatgtcttgttaacaaactatagttttggcaagtcggttaggacatctactttgtgcatgacacaagtcatttttccaacaattgtttacaaacagattatttcacttataattcactgtatcacaattccagtgggtcagaagtttacatacactaagttgactgtgcctttaaacagcttggaaaattccagaaaatgatgtcatggcgttagaagcttctgataggctaattgacatcatttgagtcaacttgTGGAGttggtgtacttgtggatgtatttcaaggcctaccttcaaactgactgcctctttgtttgacatcatgggaaaattaaaagaattcagccaagacctcagaaaaacaattgtagacctccacaagtctggttcatccttgggagcaatttccaaatgtctgaaggtaccgcgttcatctgtactaacaatagtacgcaagtataaacaccatgggaccacgcagccatcataccgctcaggaaggagatgctttctgtctcctagagatgaatgtactttggtgcgaaaagtgcaaatcaattccagaacaacagcaaaggacattgtgaagatgctggaggaaacaggtacaaaagtatctatatccacagtaaaaacgagtcctatatcgacataacctgaaaggccactcagcaaagaagaagccactgctccaaaaccgccataaaaaagccagactacggtgtgcaactgcacatggggacaaagatcgtactttttggagaaatgtcctctggtctgatgaaacaaaaatagaactgtttggccataatgaccatcgttaattgtacttcaactgtacttactcATACTCTGGGTTAAGGTTATAGCCATTTTAGTCATAGGCCACCTGTCCCTGATCATCGATGTAATACCCTGACTGGTAGAAGTCTTGTTCACATTTCTGAAAGTCCCCCATTGCTGTGGAGTAGGTGGAAAAGATGAAGATAAAGATCATTACTGTAACAGTAGAGTGAAGTAAGGGGCCCTTTTGAGGAGGGCTGCTCAGTTCCCACATGTTATATCACGAAACGAGTTGCCAACCAAATCACAATTTTATAAGCTACAAATTAAAATACAAATAGATGACCTATTGCGCTTCATTCTTTGGTCAATATAATACTGACACTACAGCAGAAAATACATGCCAGATATTCAAACAGCAGGTTTCACTCAAACTGCTAAGGCCAGATCATAATTAGTTACTGGGATTGCCTTATTGTTGAGTTCAGATTTCAAACCTTGAGGTAAATTCTGAGCAAGACCTCCTGTTATGTTGTCAGGGGAGAGATTTGAAAGAACATTTGAAGGCTGTGTGGGGATGTACAAATGTATAAATAGTTTCCTCTATTTGAGCTGGGGGCATGATAACCCCAGAGAAGTAGACTAAGTAGCCCACTTTCTATCTAATCTATTTCTTAATTTcctattcttttttttctcttttttcaagGTTTAGTAATATGTCTTATGGAAATTAAGCCAGTtgcagaaatgcaatggttttgGATACTGGGTGCTACTGAACAGAATGAACAATTTCCACTGTTTACATGGCTCTTATTTTGAAGGATTTTCGAACAGCTTAAATCAGATGTTGCTGGCTCAACATGGGTTAAGCCAGTCATATGATTTCCCTGTGGGCAAAGCTGCttacttaaaataaaaaatatataataatttaaaaaaggggTAATAGTGGATTAGCATTCATACATTTACAAGGtagtaatacatttacattttgttctACATATGAAAAACCACCAAgtccagctaactagctagctaccttgctaAACCTAGTATCAGCTGGAGATAAATTAGCTGTCAACGAAATAGCAAGGAAAGCTAGGAAGAGCACAAAAAAGACCTGCTGATATTCTCAACATTTACAGACATTCTTACCATAATTCAGTTCTCTTCTAGCAATTGACGGTGGAATAAAATACGTAATATTTCCACCATGGTTGATGTAAGTATAAATTATTTGAACACAATCATTGATTACATTAATCTCTAGCTAGCTGAAGTCATAGCCAGTTGCTACACCAGTGTAGTAGCtaccaggggcacaactttcactgggggcACAACttccccccccacattctgaagtTGCATTTAAAAAAGTGGCAACAGTGGGGTAAAAAAGgggtaaacccccccccccagttttatcattggaatgtgatacaaaatgaggcaacggtgtgctttaggacagCTCCGAGTGGTAGGGTAGGCTTTTTGGAGtgtttatgtgacaaataaaaataataactatgcctccccccacttctaaaaccataGTTGCACCCCTGGTAGCTACCTATCTTGTCTCTATCTTGACACATTTTGTTGCAGGACTTGAAGAGATACTTGTACAAACTGTTACCAAGGTATGTTTGTTTGTTATATGATTGTGTTCATTGTGATTCTTCTGTTGCTGAAACCTAATATTGAACTTGGGAATCCCTAATGTGAAAAGTGAATTTCAGTAGTTTGAATTATGACAAAGGAGTTATGTCATGTGCTGCTCTTCTTCTCCTTATCCACCAGTTTTGAGGGTCTTCATGCAATCATAGTGACAGATAGGGATGGTGTCCCAGTTATTAAAGGTAGGTCTCCCTCACAACTGTGTTTTGTTCTTAAAGCTAGGTCATTTAGTTGACCTTTTCTTGTCCTTGTCCAATGTGTTGTGCTCAGTGTACCTGCTGCATTCTCCTTCAGTGGCGAAAGATAATGCACCAGAATATGCTCTACGGCCAGGCTTCCTCTCCACCTTTGCATTGGCCACCGACCAGGGCAGTAAGCTAAGGCTCTCTAAAAACAAGAGTATCATCTGCTACTATAACACATGCCAGGTAAATACAATCTGGACCTAACATATAAAGGATGTAGGCCTGGGGTGGCTTGGTGATTagttgagtcaggtgtgttagtgctgggctagaacaacaacaaaaaagtgccTTCCCTGGTGCTCCCCAAGAATAGATTGAAAAACACTGACCCATGTGCCTTGTTATGCTGACAATCTCACTTTTTTCCAGATTGGGCAGTTTAACCGGTTACCATTGGTGATCAATTTCATCGCAAGCAGTAGTGCCAACACAGGTAAGATAAAGATCTCTACTTATATATCCTCTGCATGAATGAAGACAAGTACAGCATTCTGAAGTGTTATCCAAACTGATGTTTGTAGGTTTGATTATCCGTCTGGAAAAGGAGCTCGTACCACTAATCGAAGAGCTACGGCAGGTAGTGGAGGTTGCTTAGGAGTGTATCACCTTGACAGCAATGGGACTATTCTGTGACAGAGTCAGTCATGAAAAAGGATCTACCTGAAAATATTAAATTTTTAATATCTCTATCATGCgcacccacacatacagagagctcTGTTGCTGAAAGACATAGATACAGCACATGTTGTTAGTGTCATGGTGCTGTGTTTGTTGCCTTAATTTTCTAGTACTTGAATGTAACCCCTTCCTTTCTCGTGTTTGTAATTAATAAACTGAGTCATTTGTTGCTAGTTTCtcgattaaaataaatatttattcacAGTATGAGGGTTACATCTTGTTAATTAAGTAAAATTAAGATCAAGTGAATGTCAACCAGTGAAAGATATCAATCTAGAGAAAATAAAATTCCTGGAAGAACTCAAATCTATCGCAAAAAAATACGATTAGATCCAAAACATTGTCATTGTGCATGTCCTGAAAATTACATGGCCATTTTTCGATGGTCAGAGAGCCCAATTGTCTTTTGTCTTGGGTTACCAGCCAGTCATCTGTGGAGCAGAAAGGATCTCTGAGGATAACAGGAGTGACAAGCTACCAGACTTAAGGTAATTTAGTTCACTGTGAGAATATGCCTCTTTTGGCTCCTCCTCTTCATGTTGTCATCTTCCTTTTCTTATTTGTGACTGAAAACAAACATTAATTTGTTAGGCTATTTTGCTCTGGCACTACTCCCATTAGTTAAGCATTTGGATTAAGGTAGCCAGTTCAAGCTTTGTTtctgttttatacatttgaataGTAATAGTGGATTATGGGCTCACCAGTTTCCATCGTATTATCTTGATCCACTCATCTGCCTCCACACCACTCTTGGCACACAGATAAAATGTCCTCTCAGGGAACACCAAACTAAATAAGAGACCGAATGAGTATTAATGCTAGGTTTAATATCAACAGCTACAGAAAGAGACCCAGCAACAAAATAAAGTAGCTGAGTGGAGGTTAGAACTTCTCCTGTCATCACTCTGGTTGCACTTCCTCTTATCTGCCACTGCCATCGGCCACCATGATCCATATTTTATATTCCTCTGTAAGCGGAAGTGAAACCAACAGACATGTTTAAAAATGCCCACTGAGGTTTACCAAATTCAAGATTGAACAATGAAACTAGCACCAGtggcaaaaaaaaaactgaaggGAAGGCTGACCTTCAACAGCAGTGTATTGTAGTCAAAACAGTATTATTAATTGTTAGTCAATAGTCTGTAAAGGCCTTAATCACGAGAGTTGGTAGGCCCACTCTTGGCTCAATGGATTGGAGCTCTCACCAGAAGCAGTTGACTCTGTCCTTGGAGTAGTCAAACTGGACTGCAGAGCATGCTGTCAGATCAATGGTGCGAATAGGCTCATCAAACTAAGACAGGAGAGCAAATGAGAGATGGCAACACCATCCTGTCACAAacactgacaaataaaatctagCCATTCATAATATTACATCTGTATCATAAACCATGACTGCTATCAGAGACATGGTTTCTACTCACCATTTTGTCCTTAAAGTATTTGAGCTCATTTCTGTTTAATGTGAACCACCTCTGCTTCCAGTtctgaaaaaacaaaacataaattgaaAGTCTTTCAACCAGAACAGTCCACTAAACCTGGTCTGTACAGCTGCCTATTTCTCTCACCTTTACGACTGCTCCTAACTTGACCAGATAGCCCTCCTTTGTTCCAAACTGTGaacaaaatcattaaaaaaacaatatCATGAGGTTTGTGATACTTGACCTAAGTAATTATGTTATGATTAACCTATGTTTGCTTCACTAATAAATGAGCTTGTGGTCATACCGATGGAGCGTTAGCCACCAGGTCGCTCTCTGTTCGTCCTGTCTGCATGGCGGTGTGAACCCGCACAGACTCATAGATGGACGGCTCTTCTACACGCCATGGATATGGGCATTTAAGAACAATGAGGGTTCCTGGTTGAGTGAAAGGTCAAGGTTCAGGTTAGGAGTCTTGAGGGTATACCAAGGGATATATTTCAGTcattgaaaatataaataaacagCAGGGAAATGGTTAGGTTTAGACTTTGGATTCAGTAAGGTCTGAAGAACTGGTCTCAAGCCAACCTGTCTCACTGCCCAGCAGAGGCTGGTTGGCAAAATGGCTGACAAAGTCCTGGAGGGACGCAAACTCATTGAAGCCAAAAGCGTAGCCACTGCTTTTCCGTGTCACATGGAAATGTTTAACTGAATCCTTGGCTCTGTATAAGGAAAGAAAAAAAGCATGTGGTGAATGGGAATCCTTCTGAAATGGGGcatggaagagggagggagacgttTTACTTTTTAAGAGGGATGGAATAGGTAGGCCCACCTGACAGAGAGGGCAAAGCTGCCAGGACCCTCATGACTGTTTCGGAGGAGATAGCTGCCATCTTTCCCATTGGATAGGAGGAGAGCTTCAGCGGCATGGCGGGACAGGTCAAAGTGGTACCATCTGGGAAAGGTGGAAGACAGACAAAGACAATCAGAGTATAGCATCTAACAGACATGCATCACTAATGTGAATGGTGAGCAGACTCATGAAATCTTTCGGTTACAACcgtaaccccggttctctgataGTATGAGTGAGGTATTTCACTTATGTGATACGCCCCCAGCGTATTCGTCAGAAGCCTTTATTACACTAcaccagccatgattggctggATGTCGAGACGTGTGCGTCGGAAAAGATTGTCCCTACTACCCAATAaaaaaggcccaatgcagcatctctgagtcattcaaaaataagcAACACCTATTCCTCGCTCATGCAAGGAGGGTGGTCTGGTGAAATGCCTCACTCATACtatcagagaaccggggttacgGTCGTAACCTAAAGTTCTCTTTCAAGTATTTGTTTTGGTATTATGGAATATACTGACTCCTGTATTGCCAGACAAGCTTATCCTGACGACCGACTGCCCTGTGCGATATTACACACAAATGGGCTTTGCCCCTCAGAAGATCCTACACGTTAACCAGTATGCGCTAGGGTCGGTGCAGTGACATCGAGCATATAAAACTTCGCAAATGTATTAGGCGAAGCCCAGCTCGCTGCTGAGCAAATATCCTGGCTAGATATGCCCTTAAATAAAGCCCAGGACGTAGCCATTCCTCTAGTAGAATGAGCCCGTAGGCCAGCAGGAGACTGAAGACCCTTACTTGTGTAGGCTAAAGGACATAGCCCCCACTATGCAGTGGGAGAGGGGTTGTTAAGTGAGCGTTTTACCCGTGTGAGGTTTCGCCCAGGAAACAAACAACTGATCACATTTTCTAAATCCCTTAGGCCTGTCCATGTAGATGTGCAGAGTGCGTACTGGGCACAACATATGCAACCGTTGATGTTCCGGAGAGGAAAACGGTGGGGGATAAAAAGCTACCAGCTCAAGGGGAAGACACATCAAAGATGGGTTAATAATCTTAGGGATAAAGGCGGGGTTAGGCCGCAATGATACCCTGTTGTTACCAGGTGAAAATTGTGCACATGAGTGCGTGAATGTCACTTACACGCTTCGCGGAGGCCAATGCTAGTAATAGCGTGGTCTTAAATGAAAGCCTCTTCAGTTCCACCTGATCCAAGGGCTCAAACGGTTGTTGGCATAGAGCATCCAAAACAATTGATAAATCCCATGACGGGGCAAGCTGTTTGGATACCGGACGCAAACAACGTGCACCCTTGAGAAAACAGGTGACAAGGGGGTGTTGCTCCGCTGTCGTGCTCCCAAAACCCACATGACAAGCCAAAATAGCTGCTAGATATACC is from Salvelinus sp. IW2-2015 linkage group LG9, ASM291031v2, whole genome shotgun sequence and encodes:
- the LOC111968604 gene encoding ragulator complex protein LAMTOR3-like, with product MVDDLKRYLYKLLPSFEGLHAIIVTDRDGVPVIKVYLLHSPSVAKDNAPEYALRPGFLSTFALATDQGSKLRLSKNKSIICYYNTCQIGQFNRLPLVINFIASSSANTGLIIRLEKELVPLIEELRQVVEVA
- the dapp1 gene encoding dual adapter for phosphotyrosine and 3-phosphotyrosine and 3-phosphoinositide isoform X2, producing MSYYSDTPSVDDELESLGWYHFDLSRHAAEALLLSNGKDGSYLLRNSHEGPGSFALSVRAKDSVKHFHVTRKSSGYAFGFNEFASLQDFVSHFANQPLLGSETGTLIVLKCPYPWRVEEPSIYESVRVHTAMQTGRTESDLVANAPSFGTKEGYLVKLGAVVKNWKQRWFTLNRNELKYFKDKMFDEPIRTIDLTACSAVQFDYSKDRVNCF
- the dapp1 gene encoding dual adapter for phosphotyrosine and 3-phosphotyrosine and 3-phosphoinositide isoform X1, which codes for MSYYSDTPSVDDELESLGWYHFDLSRHAAEALLLSNGKDGSYLLRNSHEGPGSFALSVRAKDSVKHFHVTRKSSGYAFGFNEFASLQDFVSHFANQPLLGSETGTLIVLKCPYPWRVEEPSIYESVRVHTAMQTGRTESDLVANAPSFGTKEGYLVKLGAVVKNWKQRWFTLNRNELKYFKDKMFDEPIRTIDLTACSAVQFDYSKDRVNCFCLVFPERTFYLCAKSGVEADEWIKIIRWKLSQIRKGR
- the grxcr1b gene encoding glutaredoxin domain-containing cysteine-rich protein 1, with the protein product MEGTTSRQDKEKAQRTVRFRVASANSGRILTEVFKDDTLTLCGSVTDSVDSDCTSNSESEQASSPPTSEANGHLCGLVGTAPDDCGSDPDDLLMYASTKKELLFSNKRINICSKNGTVRGVKNKVSAGQALFNNLSNLSNVYTGNLRGSRPQLKRIPWEKDDGN